A genomic window from Acidimicrobiales bacterium includes:
- a CDS encoding glycine cleavage T C-terminal barrel domain-containing protein — translation PAPEPPAGVFLGTVADYEARRIEGGLPAMGAELDERTIPEESGLVPTSVSFTKGCYTGQELVARIESRGSNVPRRLRGVLAEEQLPVGTTLWTDREVGVVTSSAVSPRLGPVALAYVRRGVDPPAELEARPDGGARTVRVQALPLGP, via the coding sequence GCCCGGCGCCCGAGCCTCCCGCCGGCGTGTTCCTGGGCACGGTCGCCGACTACGAGGCCCGGCGCATCGAGGGCGGGCTGCCCGCCATGGGGGCCGAGCTGGACGAGCGCACCATCCCCGAGGAGTCGGGCCTGGTCCCGACCTCGGTCAGCTTCACCAAGGGCTGCTACACGGGCCAGGAGCTGGTGGCCCGGATCGAGTCCCGGGGCTCCAACGTCCCCCGCCGCCTCCGGGGCGTGCTGGCCGAAGAGCAGCTCCCGGTGGGCACCACGCTGTGGACCGACCGGGAGGTCGGGGTGGTGACCAGCAGCGCCGTGTCCCCCCGGCTCGGCCCGGTGGCCCTGGCCTACGTCCGGCGGGGGGTCGACCCTCCGGCGGAGCTGGAGGCGCGCCCCGACGGCGGGGCCCGGACCGTCAGGGTGCAGGCCCTGCCGCTCGGGCCGTGA
- a CDS encoding phosphoribosylanthranilate isomerase, producing MFVKICGTTSEEDALLAVAMGADAVGFIFAPSPRLVAPKVAGEIARRLPPEVITVGVFRDEAPERVVELVNHHGLRAAQLSGHETTEQVQYVAERVPMTIKAFAAGDPRMARAREYGADVVMVDSASPGSGKVFDWDMVGDVPHGVRLLLAGGLNADNVAEAIGRVRPWGVDVATGVEATPGRKDPRKLRAFIAAARQADPPAYEGAEDAPYDWQEDA from the coding sequence GTGTTCGTCAAGATCTGCGGCACCACCAGCGAGGAGGACGCTCTGCTCGCGGTGGCCATGGGGGCGGACGCGGTGGGGTTCATATTTGCGCCTTCGCCCCGGTTGGTGGCGCCGAAGGTGGCGGGGGAGATCGCCCGCCGGCTCCCGCCGGAGGTGATCACCGTGGGGGTGTTCCGGGACGAGGCCCCCGAGCGGGTCGTCGAGCTCGTCAACCACCACGGTCTGCGGGCGGCGCAGCTGTCGGGGCACGAGACGACCGAGCAGGTGCAGTACGTGGCCGAGCGGGTGCCGATGACGATCAAGGCGTTCGCCGCCGGGGACCCGCGGATGGCGCGGGCGCGGGAGTACGGCGCCGACGTGGTGATGGTGGACTCGGCCTCCCCGGGGTCGGGGAAGGTGTTCGACTGGGACATGGTGGGAGACGTGCCCCACGGGGTGCGCCTGCTGCTGGCCGGCGGGCTCAACGCCGACAATGTGGCCGAGGCCATCGGCCGGGTGCGGCCGTGGGGCGTGGACGTGGCCACCGGGGTGGAGGCCACGCCGGGGCGCAAGGACCCCCGCAAGCTGCGGGCGTTCATCGCCGCCGCCCGCCAGGCCGATCCCCCCGCCTACGAGGGCGCCGAGGATGCGCCGTACGACTGGCAGGAGGACGCGTGA
- a CDS encoding indole-3-glycerol phosphate synthase TrpC has product MREPDGAEHHDLDDEARDPPRGRLLHDLDDGGAPVGWAAVRTYLDDILARHRRAAEADTRDVARLQEEAAGVGGSRDFAGGLRGPGLAVIAEIKRRSPSKGDLGMARSPAAMAAEYASGGAAGLSVLTDAESFGGSAADLAEARAAVPLPVLRKDFTVAPTDVCDARLMGADAVLLIAAALSDAELATLGALTRQLGMAALYEVHDEAEVERVLAAGAEVVGVNQRDLHTFEVDRSRAVRVAATIPASVVRVAESGIGGPDDAAALADAGFDAVLVGESLVRAPDPAGAVAALRAVPVRAR; this is encoded by the coding sequence GTGCGTGAACCCGACGGTGCCGAGCACCACGACCTCGACGACGAAGCCCGCGACCCTCCCCGGGGGCGGCTCCTCCACGACCTCGACGACGGGGGGGCGCCGGTAGGCTGGGCGGCGGTGCGCACCTACCTCGACGACATCCTGGCGCGCCATCGCCGCGCCGCCGAGGCCGACACACGCGACGTGGCGCGGCTCCAGGAGGAGGCGGCGGGCGTGGGGGGCAGCCGGGACTTCGCCGGGGGGCTGCGCGGCCCCGGCCTGGCCGTGATCGCCGAGATCAAGCGGCGCAGCCCGTCCAAGGGTGACCTCGGGATGGCCCGTTCCCCCGCGGCCATGGCGGCGGAGTACGCCTCCGGCGGAGCGGCGGGCCTGTCGGTGCTGACCGACGCGGAGTCGTTCGGTGGCTCGGCCGCCGATCTGGCCGAGGCGCGAGCCGCGGTGCCGCTGCCCGTGCTGCGCAAGGACTTCACCGTGGCCCCCACCGATGTGTGCGACGCCAGGCTGATGGGCGCCGACGCCGTGCTGCTGATCGCCGCCGCCCTGTCCGACGCCGAGCTGGCCACGTTGGGCGCACTGACCCGCCAGCTCGGCATGGCCGCCCTGTACGAGGTGCACGACGAGGCGGAGGTCGAGCGGGTGCTGGCCGCCGGCGCCGAGGTGGTGGGCGTCAACCAGCGGGACCTGCACACCTTCGAGGTGGACAGGTCGCGCGCCGTGCGGGTGGCGGCCACCATCCCCGCTTCGGTCGTCAGGGTGGCCGAGTCGGGCATCGGGGGACCGGACGACGCCGCTGCCCTGGCCGACGCCGGCTTCGACGCCGTGCTGGTCGGGGAGTCCCTCGTGCGCGCTCCGGACCCCGCCGGCGCCGTGGCCGCCCTGCGGGCCGTCCCGGTGCGGGCGCGCTAG
- the trpB gene encoding tryptophan synthase subunit beta — MSPTDRAPGGLMREPDPTGRFGDFGGRYVPESLVAACMELEQEFRVAWADPAFHAEFEHILSSYGGRPTPVTECARLSEQLGVRVLLKREDLAHTGSHKLNNVIGQTLLTRRMGKGRVLAETGAGQHGVATATAAALFGLECLVFMGEVDVERQALNVFRMRLLGAEVRTVTSGSRTLKDAVNEALREWVACVETTHYCLGSVMGPHPYPWMVRELQRIVGDEARDQCRQILGGADPDYVVACVGGGSNAAGTFAGFVDTPARLVGVEAAGGAAIGHGVPGVVHGMKSFFLQDEAGQILEAHSISAGLDYPGIGPEHAQLAAAGRAEYPQVGDAEVLEAFQLLSRTEGIIPAFESAHALAWVVREARWAIPAGATVMITLSGRGDKDAAQAMEHLG, encoded by the coding sequence GTGAGCCCGACCGACCGGGCCCCGGGCGGGCTGATGCGCGAGCCCGATCCGACCGGCCGCTTCGGCGACTTCGGGGGCCGCTACGTGCCCGAGTCGCTCGTGGCGGCGTGCATGGAGCTGGAGCAGGAGTTCCGCGTCGCCTGGGCCGACCCCGCCTTCCACGCCGAGTTCGAGCACATCCTCTCGAGCTACGGGGGCCGGCCCACGCCGGTCACCGAGTGCGCCCGGCTGTCGGAGCAGCTCGGCGTGCGGGTGCTGCTCAAGCGCGAGGACCTCGCTCACACCGGCTCGCACAAGCTCAACAACGTGATCGGCCAGACGCTGCTCACCAGGCGGATGGGCAAGGGGCGCGTGCTGGCCGAGACCGGCGCCGGCCAGCACGGCGTCGCCACCGCCACCGCCGCCGCCCTGTTCGGCCTCGAGTGCCTGGTGTTCATGGGCGAGGTCGACGTCGAGCGCCAGGCCCTCAACGTGTTCCGCATGCGCCTGCTCGGCGCCGAGGTCCGCACGGTCACGTCGGGCAGCCGGACCCTCAAGGACGCGGTCAACGAGGCGCTGCGCGAGTGGGTGGCCTGCGTGGAGACCACGCACTACTGCCTGGGCTCGGTCATGGGCCCCCATCCGTACCCGTGGATGGTGCGCGAGCTGCAGCGCATCGTCGGCGACGAGGCGCGCGACCAGTGCCGCCAGATCCTGGGGGGCGCCGACCCCGACTACGTGGTGGCGTGCGTGGGCGGAGGGTCGAACGCGGCCGGGACCTTCGCCGGGTTCGTCGACACGCCGGCGCGCCTGGTCGGCGTGGAGGCGGCGGGCGGGGCCGCCATCGGCCACGGCGTGCCCGGGGTGGTGCACGGTATGAAGTCGTTTTTCCTCCAGGACGAGGCCGGCCAGATCCTCGAGGCCCACTCGATCTCGGCCGGCCTCGACTACCCGGGGATCGGTCCCGAGCACGCCCAGCTGGCCGCGGCCGGCCGGGCCGAGTACCCGCAGGTCGGCGACGCCGAGGTCCTCGAGGCCTTCCAGCTCCTCTCCCGGACCGAGGGCATCATCCCGGCCTTCGAGAGCGCCCACGCCCTGGCGTGGGTGGTCCGCGAGGCGCGCTGGGCCATCCCCGCCGGGGCGACGGTGATGATCACCCTCTCCGGGCGCGGGGACAAGGACGCCGCCCAGGCCATGGAGCACCTGGGGTGA
- a CDS encoding carboxypeptidase-like regulatory domain-containing protein: MRGPSPRLLVLAACAVLSGCATGAVAALPPPPTTVPGPPTTAVADLQSGVLSAVSGNTTSTSVVIAPGPSTLEGTVTGPGGPVPGAVVLVERVTDSGARGDFETSTRADGTWAAPDIVGGRYRVRAWRAPTLAVTQVVTLFLQSGETRQVQIQLQQFGGDQVASSLAPDPPVVDRPANLVVQVTAATVGAADGVVRAVPLPGMTVQLQGSSEWELSGANPATTDGSGQVAWQLVCMQAGSQPLQVLLGDGTNVGLDHISPCVNPTVPSTTTSTTKPATLPGGGSSTTSTTGGRR; this comes from the coding sequence GTGAGGGGCCCGTCCCCCCGCCTGCTGGTCCTGGCGGCGTGCGCGGTCCTGTCGGGGTGCGCGACCGGCGCCGTGGCCGCCCTGCCCCCGCCGCCGACGACGGTGCCGGGCCCGCCCACCACGGCGGTGGCCGACCTGCAGTCGGGGGTCCTCTCCGCGGTGAGCGGCAACACCACCTCGACCAGCGTGGTGATCGCCCCCGGACCGTCGACCCTGGAGGGAACGGTGACCGGGCCGGGGGGGCCGGTGCCGGGCGCGGTGGTCCTCGTCGAGCGGGTTACCGACAGTGGCGCCCGCGGCGACTTCGAGACGTCCACCCGGGCCGACGGGACGTGGGCCGCGCCCGACATCGTCGGCGGGCGCTACCGGGTCCGGGCGTGGCGGGCCCCGACGCTGGCCGTCACCCAGGTCGTCACCCTGTTCCTGCAGAGCGGGGAGACCCGCCAGGTGCAGATCCAGCTGCAGCAGTTCGGCGGGGATCAGGTGGCCTCGTCCCTGGCGCCCGACCCGCCCGTCGTCGACCGGCCCGCCAACCTGGTCGTGCAGGTGACCGCCGCCACCGTCGGCGCGGCCGACGGGGTGGTGCGCGCCGTCCCTCTGCCGGGGATGACCGTGCAGCTGCAGGGCTCCAGCGAGTGGGAGCTGTCCGGGGCCAACCCGGCCACGACCGACGGGTCCGGCCAGGTGGCGTGGCAGCTCGTGTGCATGCAGGCGGGCTCACAGCCCCTGCAGGTGCTGCTGGGGGACGGCACCAACGTGGGGCTCGACCACATCTCGCCGTGCGTGAACCCGACGGTGCCGAGCACCACGACCTCGACGACGAAGCCCGCGACCCTCCCCGGGGGCGGCTCCTCCACGACCTCGACGACGGGGGGGCGCCGGTAG